The Halostagnicola larsenii XH-48 DNA segment TGATGGCTCACGTGGGGGGCCGTGTACTTCGAGGTCGCCATTTTCTCGCCGATTGCCTCTCTCACCCCGCTGTATGGAATCCGATCACCGGGCTGATCGCCATCCAACTCCTCGGTCTGGGATCCCTGCCGATCCGCCCCTCTCGGTTCGGGACTGTCACTCTCTAAATATGCGTGAACGTCGTCCGGCGTTACGAACGGCTCACCATTGTGTCGTTCACTCGCGGGGACGTTATCGAGTGAGATGTCGTTTTCTCGTCCGAGTCTCCGAGTAGCCGGCATCGCGAGTGTCCGCTCTCGGTCGGCACGTGCATTCTGCTTGGGTGGAGGGGAAGAGGGGATATTAGTTCCGTGAGCGCTTCGGTCAGGATCGTTGTCCTGCGCTGTGCTGTCGGGACCGTTTGATTCCGTATCGGATTCGATCCCCGTCTCTACCGAATTTTCGGTACCACTCACAACGGCGTGTACGTCGGACTCGGAGAGGCGTTCGCCCGGTTTGCCGACCCGATTCTGAACCGATAGCAGATCTACGCCCAGTTCTCGGGCAAGCGTCCGAACGCTCGGTGGAGCGAACACGCGTTTGGTCGTCTCTGCGGCGGCAAACTCACCACCCGTACCGGACTGAGCACCACGAGAGGTGCCAGGGGAATCGGGTTGACTGTCTCCCGAATCCGTCCCAGTGCGGCCGTCTTTCTCCGCCGTACGATCGGCGTCATCCGGTGAACCCGTACGTGTCGAGGGACTGTCTTCGGAAGCGCCATCGGGAACCTCAAACACGACGAAGACCTCACCAACTGAAATCGTGTCACCGTCATCCGCATAGAGATCGGAAACGATACCATCATACGGGGACGGAATTTCTACCAAAGCTTTGTCCGTCTCGATTTCAGCGATTGGCTGATCCTCCTCGATGTGCTCGCCGGGGTCGACGAACCACGTGACGAGTTCGCCTTCGGCGATTCCTTCACCAACATCAGGAAGCGCAAACTCTTTTCTACCCATGCGTACTGGTACCTCTTGTGTCGAGAAGTATACGCTCTTCGGTAACTAGTTTCGAGGATCTATTCTATCATCATTGCCAAAAGAGAGACCAACCGCAACCGCGTTCTTCCGGTAAACTGTCTCTGAGGACTACCTTCCAGTAACCGGTAGATTTTAGGGGTCGGCTGACGTTCGATGAAACGTAAATCCCTATCAAGGGGCGGTGCTAGAGATGAACATAGAATTAACTGAAATAACAGTCGTCGGTGACGACGACACCGGTCTCCTAGCAGAGATTACGAGTCTCCTGTTTGAACACGAAATCAATATCGAGGAGTTGGATCAAGCTGTAAAAGATGATCTATTCCGAATGACGATGCACGTGGATACGACTGGGATGGACTGTTCACAGAGCGAACTCCAATCGGAGCTGGAGGATCTCTGTGACGAACTCGGCGTCGACGTCCGTATCCGATTTCCCAGCGAAGGAGCCCAGTCACTCGCGGTCCTCGTAACGAAAGAAAGCCATTGCCTTCGAAGACTGCTCGAGGAGCACGAAAGCGGCGATCTCAGCGCAGATATCGACGTCGTACTTGGCAATCATTCAGACCTTGAGTCGTTAGCCGAGGAGTACAATGTCCCCTTCCACGATATCGGCGATGAAGATGGAACGCCGGACGAGGACGAACTCCTCCGGTTGTTGGACGACTATCAAATCGATTTGATCGCACTTGCGCGATACATTCGGATCCTCAGTCCGGATGTTGTCTTCCGCTACCAGAACCGCATCATCAATGTTCATCCCTCCCTCCTGCCGGCGTTCCCAGGGGCTCGAGCATATATGCAGGCCGTCGAGGGAGGCGTCCGTATCGCCGGCGTCACCGCCCATTACGTCACGCCAGACTTGGATCAGGGCCCAATCATCACCCAGCGGGCGTTCAACGTCCCTGATGGAGCAACGGAAGCAGAACTTCGCCAGATTGGCCAACCGCTCGAAGCCGAGGCGTTGCTTGAAGCTATCAAACTCCATCTCAATGACGAACTAATGGTTGGCCGTGGACGGACGCATGCTACTGGTAACGGTTGGCAACTTGGACTTCCAGAGGAAGTCGATCAACTGAACCCAGACGGACCGACTGACCTCGAGCGAGCGCCCGGTTCATCGAAGGTAGCTGACGACTGATTGGCGGACTGGCGAGATCCTTCTACGCGTATAACTACTCCCCCAGCGGATAGTTACGTTCGTTTTCCTCGAAATTGAGAAAGCATTCACGACCGAAGAGGGGAGCGAGGAGAAAGCGCACAAAGTAGTGCGGACGAATCCACCGCGAGACACTATTAGAAAGCCTTCAGCAGAATCCGAGTTCCGAGGATTGAGCTACACGATAACTGGGCAGCGACCAGCTAAGAGTTACCTACAGACGCCCTTTGCGCCAGGATTCTGTGTCCGGAACTTGATTAAACGTGTATATGTGGAGGCCTCGGATACCGTAGTCCGGATCAGCAGCATACGGTTTGAGACCGTCGACGAGTTGATCGGGTTCGTACTTCCCGCGCGACCCGATAAACTGGCGAACGAATCCGAGAATTCCAGTCGTCTTTTTGAGAAAACGGACGGAATCACCGACACCGACTTTCTTGGAGATGTTCAGTAGCTTCTGATATTTCATCACACCGGGAATCCCGACTTCGACCGGGAGTTCGATACCGCGAGAACGGATCGTATCGATCCAGTCGATAATCGCCTGTGGATCGTAGCACAGTTGCGTCGTGATGTAGGTCGCAAAGGGTGCTTTCTTCTTCATCGACTCGGCAAGGGTCTCCTCCGAGAGGAAATCGTGGCCTTCAGGATACCCCGTTATCCCGACATCCTCGAATTCGTACTCGAGCTCTTCGAGTGCGACGAGTAAGCTATACGCCGAGTCGAATTCCCCAATCGGTTCTTCGCGGTCGCCGCCCGGGACGAATATGTCCGTGATACCCGCGTCTCGAAGCCGTTCTGCAATTTCTCGGAGGTGATCCGTATCACGGACATACCGGGCCGAGACGTGGGGGACGACCTCGAAGCCACGTTCTGCAGCCCTCTCCGCCCAATCGATAGTCGCCTCGAGTTCGAGCGTTGGTGACGCAGTAATGGTGACTGTCGCACCGTCTGGAAGATGCTCAATCTGCTCACCGAAGCTGTCGAACGGCATCAGTTCGTACCGCATATCTTGCAACAATGAAGAATCAGCCTGTGTTTGGACGTTCGAGCTTTGTTCAGATTTCATCAGTGGATGCCTCCTGTAGTGGGATC contains these protein-coding regions:
- a CDS encoding dihydrolipoamide acetyltransferase family protein; amino-acid sequence: MGRKEFALPDVGEGIAEGELVTWFVDPGEHIEEDQPIAEIETDKALVEIPSPYDGIVSDLYADDGDTISVGEVFVVFEVPDGASEDSPSTRTGSPDDADRTAEKDGRTGTDSGDSQPDSPGTSRGAQSGTGGEFAAAETTKRVFAPPSVRTLARELGVDLLSVQNRVGKPGERLSESDVHAVVSGTENSVETGIESDTESNGPDSTAQDNDPDRSAHGTNIPSSPPPKQNARADRERTLAMPATRRLGRENDISLDNVPASERHNGEPFVTPDDVHAYLESDSPEPRGADRQGSQTEELDGDQPGDRIPYSGVREAIGEKMATSKYTAPHVSHQDEVEVSELVEVRKRLKSAAAERDTNLTYLPFAVKAVVAGLKEVPAINAELDEENEEIVLHDEYNIGIAVASDAGLMVPVIDDADQKGLLELADEISDKAARARDRSIGLEEMQGGTFTITNVGAIGGEYVSPIINYPEAGILALGSLKERPWAEDGEIVARETLPISMSVDHRIVDGAEAARFTNEVKRYLNNPELLLLE
- a CDS encoding formyltetrahydrofolate deformylase, which encodes MNIELTEITVVGDDDTGLLAEITSLLFEHEINIEELDQAVKDDLFRMTMHVDTTGMDCSQSELQSELEDLCDELGVDVRIRFPSEGAQSLAVLVTKESHCLRRLLEEHESGDLSADIDVVLGNHSDLESLAEEYNVPFHDIGDEDGTPDEDELLRLLDDYQIDLIALARYIRILSPDVVFRYQNRIINVHPSLLPAFPGARAYMQAVEGGVRIAGVTAHYVTPDLDQGPIITQRAFNVPDGATEAELRQIGQPLEAEALLEAIKLHLNDELMVGRGRTHATGNGWQLGLPEEVDQLNPDGPTDLERAPGSSKVADD
- a CDS encoding methylenetetrahydrofolate reductase, with amino-acid sequence MKSEQSSNVQTQADSSLLQDMRYELMPFDSFGEQIEHLPDGATVTITASPTLELEATIDWAERAAERGFEVVPHVSARYVRDTDHLREIAERLRDAGITDIFVPGGDREEPIGEFDSAYSLLVALEELEYEFEDVGITGYPEGHDFLSEETLAESMKKKAPFATYITTQLCYDPQAIIDWIDTIRSRGIELPVEVGIPGVMKYQKLLNISKKVGVGDSVRFLKKTTGILGFVRQFIGSRGKYEPDQLVDGLKPYAADPDYGIRGLHIYTFNQVPDTESWRKGRL